The following coding sequences are from one Burkholderia stabilis window:
- a CDS encoding sterol desaturase family protein, with the protein MPTELMTWLHAFLGNDVDWKQVLLIGMTPVFLIAFAIEYAIATRRGRREPFRWKEIVANLSLGAGYQVAETVMGLLFTGAIFAWVYRHRLFDVPVNGFTIVPIFVVVEFCYYWFHRTSHRVRWFWAAHVPHHSGEVMNFTTAMRQSLLNAFVGVFLFYLPPVWFGIPPAVVLFLLAVDLTYQYFVHTESIGRLPRWFEYVFDTPSNHRAHHGRNPRYIDRNYGGILIIFDRMFGTYVEETEPVDYGITQQIRSYNFLVLNLHEFVDMWRDVLAPGPLRQRIRHLWMPPEWERPGHRPIHTWSVERKEGEERAAAPHPVPAERA; encoded by the coding sequence ATGCCGACCGAGTTGATGACGTGGCTTCATGCGTTCCTGGGGAACGACGTGGACTGGAAGCAGGTGCTGCTGATCGGCATGACGCCGGTGTTCCTGATCGCGTTCGCGATCGAATACGCGATCGCGACCCGGCGCGGGCGCCGCGAGCCGTTCCGCTGGAAGGAGATCGTCGCGAACCTGTCGCTCGGCGCCGGTTATCAGGTGGCCGAGACCGTGATGGGGCTGCTGTTCACCGGCGCGATCTTCGCGTGGGTCTACCGGCACCGGCTGTTCGACGTGCCGGTGAACGGCTTCACGATCGTGCCGATCTTCGTCGTCGTGGAGTTCTGCTACTACTGGTTTCATCGCACGTCGCACCGCGTGCGCTGGTTCTGGGCCGCGCATGTGCCGCATCACAGTGGCGAAGTGATGAACTTCACGACCGCGATGCGGCAGTCGTTGCTGAACGCGTTCGTCGGCGTGTTCCTGTTCTACCTGCCGCCGGTCTGGTTCGGCATTCCGCCCGCCGTCGTGCTGTTCCTGCTCGCGGTCGATCTCACGTACCAGTATTTCGTGCACACGGAATCGATCGGGCGGCTGCCGCGCTGGTTCGAGTACGTGTTCGACACGCCGTCGAACCATCGTGCGCATCACGGCCGCAACCCGCGTTATATCGACAGGAATTATGGCGGTATCCTGATCATCTTCGACCGGATGTTCGGCACGTATGTCGAGGAAACGGAGCCGGTCGACTACGGCATCACGCAGCAGATCCGTTCGTACAATTTCCTGGTGCTCAACCTGCACGAGTTCGTCGACATGTGGCGCGATGTGCTCGCACCGGGGCCGTTGCGGCAGCGGATCAGGCATCTTTGGATGCCGCCCGAGTGGGAGCGGCCCGGGCATCGGCCGATCCATACGTGGAGCGTCGAGCGGAAAGAGGGCGAGGAACGCGCGGCGGCGCCGCATCCCGTGCCTGCCGAACGCGCGTGA
- a CDS encoding alanyl-tRNA editing protein has protein sequence MTKKVFWDDPYRTTLDTVVSHVDDDRVRVDATIFFAFSGGQESDAGSLGGYPVISAEKRGLDIVYTLPRDHALRVGDSVTWRIDWARRYRLMRLHFAAEMVLQLVYRLRPGIERIGAHIAQDKARIDFASDTNLSPLFPEIESAVADLSKRDLRIVTDFSDVDAQRRFWTVDGFATMACGGTHPASTGEIGMLTLKRKNTGKGKERIEVMLLDPQVAGRHSGERVA, from the coding sequence ATGACGAAGAAAGTATTCTGGGACGATCCGTACCGGACCACGCTGGATACCGTCGTCAGTCACGTCGACGACGACCGTGTGCGGGTGGACGCGACGATCTTCTTCGCGTTTTCGGGCGGTCAGGAAAGCGACGCGGGGTCGCTCGGCGGTTATCCGGTCATCAGCGCTGAAAAGCGGGGTCTCGACATCGTCTATACGCTGCCGCGCGACCATGCGCTGCGCGTCGGGGACAGCGTGACCTGGCGCATCGACTGGGCGCGGCGATACCGGCTGATGCGCCTGCACTTCGCGGCCGAGATGGTGCTGCAACTGGTGTATCGGCTCAGGCCGGGCATCGAGCGCATCGGCGCGCATATCGCGCAGGACAAGGCGCGCATCGATTTCGCGAGCGACACGAACCTGTCGCCGCTGTTTCCCGAGATCGAATCGGCGGTGGCCGACCTGTCGAAGCGCGACCTGCGCATCGTGACCGACTTCAGCGATGTCGATGCGCAGCGCCGCTTCTGGACGGTCGACGGTTTTGCGACGATGGCGTGCGGCGGCACGCATCCGGCATCGACCGGCGAGATCGGCATGCTGACGCTCAAACGCAAAAATACCGGGAAGGGCAAGGAGCGGATCGAGGTCATGCTGCTCGACCCGCAGGTCGCGGGCAGGCATTCGGGCGAGCGCGTTGCCTGA